In Prosthecochloris sp. GSB1, the following proteins share a genomic window:
- a CDS encoding heavy-metal-associated domain-containing protein, producing MKTITMRVEGLRCPSCEALVREAIEELDGVRSAEVSHADGSAVIVYDEQAVSPEAFRAAVEKEGFRVAG from the coding sequence ATGAAAACCATAACGATGCGGGTGGAAGGTCTTCGCTGTCCGAGCTGTGAAGCGCTGGTCAGGGAAGCTATAGAAGAACTCGATGGCGTGCGGAGCGCCGAAGTGTCGCATGCGGACGGTTCCGCCGTTATCGTCTACGACGAACAGGCGGTTTCGCCTGAAGCGTTCAGGGCAGCCGTCGAGAAGGAGGGGTTCCGTGTTGCGGGATAG
- a CDS encoding DUF1848 domain-containing protein, with the protein MLFGNDKQVISASRRTDIPAFHADWLIDRVRHGYCKVANPCNPSQVRKVSLHSADVAAIVFWTRRAKPLLRYLDELDDRGFNYYFLYTITGCPAGMEPGLPDKQRCVEDFLELSARTGPEKVLWRYDPVIMSKDLDHDHHVENFSRLAEQLAAGTNSVIITFLKRYPHIEGSMRKAGVFEPARLERELLAKAIGDVAAKRGLTVRGCGGRESFPGLEVSKCIDEKLLGRLFGLELSSAKDKGQPAECRCIRSIDIGAYGSCLHGCVYCYASRNFARARLRYGRNVRGRDML; encoded by the coding sequence ATGCTGTTCGGTAACGACAAGCAGGTTATCTCCGCGAGCAGGAGAACCGATATTCCGGCATTTCATGCGGACTGGCTCATCGACAGGGTGCGTCATGGCTACTGTAAGGTAGCAAATCCCTGTAATCCTTCACAGGTCAGGAAGGTCTCACTCCATTCCGCCGATGTTGCAGCCATCGTGTTCTGGACAAGGCGGGCGAAACCTCTTCTGCGCTATCTCGACGAACTCGACGACCGCGGGTTCAACTACTATTTTCTCTACACGATTACCGGTTGTCCTGCAGGTATGGAGCCGGGGCTGCCGGACAAACAGCGCTGCGTAGAGGATTTTCTCGAATTGTCGGCGAGGACGGGACCGGAAAAAGTTCTCTGGCGCTACGATCCCGTGATCATGAGCAAGGATCTCGATCACGACCACCATGTCGAGAATTTCTCCCGCCTTGCCGAACAGCTTGCCGCAGGAACGAACAGCGTCATTATAACCTTTTTGAAACGGTATCCGCACATCGAGGGATCGATGCGCAAGGCGGGTGTTTTCGAACCCGCCAGGCTCGAACGTGAGCTTCTCGCGAAAGCGATAGGCGATGTGGCGGCGAAGCGGGGGCTGACAGTGAGGGGATGCGGTGGCAGGGAATCGTTTCCCGGCCTGGAAGTTTCGAAGTGCATCGATGAAAAATTGCTGGGCAGGTTGTTCGGGTTAGAGCTCTCTTCAGCGAAGGACAAGGGGCAGCCTGCCGAATGCCGTTGTATCAGGAGCATCGACATCGGAGCGTACGGCTCCTGTCTGCATGGATGCGTATATTGTTACGCTTCGAGGAATTTCGCGCGTGCGCGGCTTCGCTATGGCCGCAATGTCAGGGGAAGGGACATGCTTTAG
- a CDS encoding tetratricopeptide repeat protein: MLLAMLTVSMAVTLWGCDESAKEINDLQQAVWQNPDDAQNYVRLGNAYSRKQQYDDAVDAYEKALALKPETGRSVYPALGAAYFNRQNYVQALDYFEKSLEYAPDDSLRHYDIGNVYLQMERCDKAIDAYGKAIAHSEAFAEAYYNLAICYIRTNREEQAREILSWLQEKNNYLAVSLERHLEKGD; this comes from the coding sequence GTGCTCCTTGCCATGCTCACGGTGAGCATGGCCGTGACGCTCTGGGGTTGCGACGAATCGGCCAAAGAGATCAACGATCTTCAGCAGGCTGTCTGGCAGAATCCGGACGATGCTCAGAACTATGTCAGACTCGGCAACGCCTATTCGAGAAAACAGCAGTACGACGACGCGGTCGACGCATACGAAAAAGCCCTGGCGCTGAAACCCGAAACCGGCAGAAGCGTCTATCCGGCGCTTGGCGCGGCTTATTTCAACCGCCAGAATTACGTGCAGGCTCTCGACTACTTCGAGAAAAGCCTCGAATACGCGCCCGACGATTCGCTGCGCCACTACGACATAGGCAACGTCTACCTGCAGATGGAACGATGCGATAAAGCCATCGACGCCTACGGCAAGGCGATCGCGCACAGCGAAGCCTTCGCGGAAGCCTATTACAATCTCGCCATCTGCTATATCAGAACGAACCGCGAGGAACAGGCCCGGGAAATTCTTTCGTGGCTTCAGGAGAAAAACAATTATCTTGCCGTCTCCCTGGAACGTCATCTTGAAAAAGGCGACTGA